The bacterium genomic interval GGCGCCGTCGCGTGCGCCGGCGCCCCGGGCGCGGGCGTATGTTCCACGGGCGCGGGCTTGGGCACGGAGGGAATCTCCATGTCCCTGGCGGTTTCCTTGATGACGTCCGCCTCGACCGTCTTGAGCTGCCGCGCGCACGTCGTCAGCATGGCGTTGTCGCAAAGCGTGTTGATCAGACGCGGCAGGCCGATGGTCGTGCGGAAAACCTGCGCCAGGGCCTCGTCGGAAAACGTCGCCTCCGGTCTCGGCGAGCCCGCCTCGCGAAGGCGGTGAACGATGTAGTTGCGCGTGTCCTCGTAAGACAGCGCCTTGATCTCGGTGCGAAGGCTGATGCGCTGGCGAAGCTGCCGGAACTCCTGCGTGCCGAGGATGCCGTTCAGCTCCGGCTGCCCCACCAGGATGATCTGCAACAGCTTGCTCTGCCGCGTCTCCATATTCGTCAGGAAGACGACCTCGTTCAGGATCTCGTGCGACAGGTTGTGCGCCTCGTCCAGGATCAGGATCGTCCGCAGGTTGCGGCGCATGCGCTCGTTCAGATGCTCCCGCAGGATGATCGTCGCCTC includes:
- a CDS encoding AAA family ATPase; translated protein: MYAEYFGLKKLPFSITPDPNFVYMSSSHRMAMAQLLYGVQERKPLMVVTGEVGSGKTTMIFTLLSQIDKDAAVSIVFDTQVDPHSLYRYMFADFKISERPADRAEATIILREHLNERMRRNLRTILILDEAHNLSHEILNEVVFLTNMETRQSKLLQIILVGQPELNGILGTQEFRQLRQRISLRTEIKALSYEDTRNYIVHRLREAGSPRPEATFSDEALAQVFRTTIGLPRLINTLCDNAMLTTCARQLKTVEADVIKETARDMEIPSVPKPAPVEHTPAPGAPAHATAP